Proteins encoded together in one Carya illinoinensis cultivar Pawnee chromosome 3, C.illinoinensisPawnee_v1, whole genome shotgun sequence window:
- the LOC122302962 gene encoding pre-mRNA splicing factor SR-like 1 isoform X1: protein MIGIVTLPITLITENYKLFQFRKCRWIYISLSIMEIQTSGKPIDSLLEKVLCMNILSSDYFKELYRLKTYHEVVDEIYNQVDHVEPWMTGNCRGPSTAICLLYKFFTMKLTVKQMHGLLKHPDSPYIRAIGFLYLRYAADPKTLWNWFEPYVKDEEEFSPGSNGRMTTMGVYVRDLLLGQYYFDTLFPRIPVPVMRQIVANLEKLKLPTKHCGVTGDSTRHGSDDTARRPPSVKAALSVSFGQRAPHRASTRDSSPVRRTLPPAPHDRASSDDLRRSPRARRSQSREYSDREYSDRDRVRDRDRDRDRDGDRDRDRYRDRERERDRDQEKDRDQDRHRERYRNRDRDWDRDRDRVREREREREQSHDYDRQSKYAERESRRDHERSSHDTSRHYRSRSRSRSRSRSRSLQAGLAHGDRHSSPQRDGSKEKTSASSNLAKLKDLYGDLGEQKGDANMERAARRDNGGEEVIRLGGSTWK, encoded by the exons AT gATTGGGATTGTGACACTTCCAATTACCCTGATTACTGAAAATTATAAACTGTTTCAGTTCCGCAAGTGTAGGTggatatatatttcattatccATAATGGAAATACAGACCTCTGGCAAGCCAATTGATTCTTTACTAGAAAAGGTCCTCTGTATGAACATTCTTTCTTCTGATTACTTCAAAGAGCTTTACCGATTAAAGACATACCATGAGGTGGTCGACGAAATTTACAATCAAGTTGATCACGTGGAGCCATGGATGACTGGAAATTGTCGTGGTCCTTCGACAGCGATCTGTCTTCTTTACAAGTTTTTCACTATGAAACTCACTGTCAAACAAATGCATGGGCTCTTAAAGCATCCGGATTCTCCTTATATTAGAGCA ATTGGGTTCCTCTACTTGAGATATGCGGCAGATCCAAAGACTTTGTGGAATTGGTTCGAGCCATATGTTAAAGATGAGGAG GAATTCTCTCCTGGATCTAATGGACGAATGACCACAATGGGTGTGTATGTGCGTGATTTGCTTCTTGGACAG TACTACTTTGATACCCTTTTTCCCCGCATCCCCGTTCCTGTAATGCGCCAGATAGTAGCTAATCTCGAGAAGTTGAAGCTTCCCACCAAACATTGTGGTGTAACAGGGGATTCCACCCGACATGGTTCTGATGACACTGCCCGCCGGCCACCCTCTGTGAAAGCTGCACTTTCTGTGTCTTTTGGTCAGCGTGCTCCTCATCGTGCTTCTACCAGGGACTCATCACCTGTTCGTCGTACCCTACCACCAGCCCCTCATGATAGAGCCAGCAGTGATGATCTGCGAAGATCACCCCGGGCCCGTCGCAGCCAGAGCCGTGAATATTCTGATAGAGAATATTCAGACAGGGATAGGGTTCGGGATCGGGATCgagatagagatagagatgGGGACAGGGATCGAGATCGGTATCGGGATCGAGAAAGAGAAAGGGACCGAGATCAAGAAAAGGATAGGGACCAAGATCGGCACCGAGAGAGATACAGGAACCGGGACCGAGACTGGGATAGAGACAGGGACAGAGtcagggagagggagagggagagagagcagaGTCATGATTATGACAGGCAGTCCAAATATGCAGAGAGAGAAAGTAGAAGGGACCATGAGAGGAGCAGCCACGACACTAGTAGGCATTATCGTAGTAGGAGCAGAAGTAGAAGCAGGAGCAGAAGTCGGAGCTTGCAAGCTGGCCTTGCACATGGTGATCGTCATTCAAGTCCACAAAGAGATGGGAGCAAGGAGAAGACATCTGCATCTAGCAATCTAGCAAAACTTAAGGATCTCTATGGTGATTTAGGTGAACAGAAAGGAGATGCTAATATGGAAAGGGCTGCTAGGAGGGATAATGGTGGTGAAGAAGTAATTAGACTTGGTGGTTCAACTTGGAAATAG
- the LOC122302962 gene encoding pre-mRNA splicing factor SR-like 1 isoform X2: protein MEIQTSGKPIDSLLEKVLCMNILSSDYFKELYRLKTYHEVVDEIYNQVDHVEPWMTGNCRGPSTAICLLYKFFTMKLTVKQMHGLLKHPDSPYIRAIGFLYLRYAADPKTLWNWFEPYVKDEEEFSPGSNGRMTTMGVYVRDLLLGQYYFDTLFPRIPVPVMRQIVANLEKLKLPTKHCGVTGDSTRHGSDDTARRPPSVKAALSVSFGQRAPHRASTRDSSPVRRTLPPAPHDRASSDDLRRSPRARRSQSREYSDREYSDRDRVRDRDRDRDRDGDRDRDRYRDRERERDRDQEKDRDQDRHRERYRNRDRDWDRDRDRVREREREREQSHDYDRQSKYAERESRRDHERSSHDTSRHYRSRSRSRSRSRSRSLQAGLAHGDRHSSPQRDGSKEKTSASSNLAKLKDLYGDLGEQKGDANMERAARRDNGGEEVIRLGGSTWK from the exons ATGGAAATACAGACCTCTGGCAAGCCAATTGATTCTTTACTAGAAAAGGTCCTCTGTATGAACATTCTTTCTTCTGATTACTTCAAAGAGCTTTACCGATTAAAGACATACCATGAGGTGGTCGACGAAATTTACAATCAAGTTGATCACGTGGAGCCATGGATGACTGGAAATTGTCGTGGTCCTTCGACAGCGATCTGTCTTCTTTACAAGTTTTTCACTATGAAACTCACTGTCAAACAAATGCATGGGCTCTTAAAGCATCCGGATTCTCCTTATATTAGAGCA ATTGGGTTCCTCTACTTGAGATATGCGGCAGATCCAAAGACTTTGTGGAATTGGTTCGAGCCATATGTTAAAGATGAGGAG GAATTCTCTCCTGGATCTAATGGACGAATGACCACAATGGGTGTGTATGTGCGTGATTTGCTTCTTGGACAG TACTACTTTGATACCCTTTTTCCCCGCATCCCCGTTCCTGTAATGCGCCAGATAGTAGCTAATCTCGAGAAGTTGAAGCTTCCCACCAAACATTGTGGTGTAACAGGGGATTCCACCCGACATGGTTCTGATGACACTGCCCGCCGGCCACCCTCTGTGAAAGCTGCACTTTCTGTGTCTTTTGGTCAGCGTGCTCCTCATCGTGCTTCTACCAGGGACTCATCACCTGTTCGTCGTACCCTACCACCAGCCCCTCATGATAGAGCCAGCAGTGATGATCTGCGAAGATCACCCCGGGCCCGTCGCAGCCAGAGCCGTGAATATTCTGATAGAGAATATTCAGACAGGGATAGGGTTCGGGATCGGGATCgagatagagatagagatgGGGACAGGGATCGAGATCGGTATCGGGATCGAGAAAGAGAAAGGGACCGAGATCAAGAAAAGGATAGGGACCAAGATCGGCACCGAGAGAGATACAGGAACCGGGACCGAGACTGGGATAGAGACAGGGACAGAGtcagggagagggagagggagagagagcagaGTCATGATTATGACAGGCAGTCCAAATATGCAGAGAGAGAAAGTAGAAGGGACCATGAGAGGAGCAGCCACGACACTAGTAGGCATTATCGTAGTAGGAGCAGAAGTAGAAGCAGGAGCAGAAGTCGGAGCTTGCAAGCTGGCCTTGCACATGGTGATCGTCATTCAAGTCCACAAAGAGATGGGAGCAAGGAGAAGACATCTGCATCTAGCAATCTAGCAAAACTTAAGGATCTCTATGGTGATTTAGGTGAACAGAAAGGAGATGCTAATATGGAAAGGGCTGCTAGGAGGGATAATGGTGGTGAAGAAGTAATTAGACTTGGTGGTTCAACTTGGAAATAG
- the LOC122305550 gene encoding protein TPX2-like has protein sequence MEKTHTKYSALKFVKASTQSAVSWSSSSTRSMTKDELKDRLFDKSKASQKPYPKENTKPQEIKLHTQERAVKRAMFNYEVANKLYIIEQQKRRAEKLQKMIEEEEIRLLRKEMIPRAQLMPFFDRPFFPQRSNRPLTVPREPGFRMMSSNSCGSRMFCSGMYDFRGSQGLKPIK, from the exons ATGGAGAAGACACACACCAAGTACTCCGCACTAAAG TTTGTGAAGGCCAGTACACAATCTGCAGTCTCGTGGAGCTCTAGTTCCACTAGAAGCATG ACAAAAGACGAACTCAAAGACCGGCTCTTCGACAAATCCAAG GCCTCTCAAAAGCCTTATCCAAAAGAGAACACCAAGCCACAAGAAATCAAACTTCATACCCAAGAAAGAGCCGTCAAACGCGCAATGTTCAACTACGAG gTAGCAAACAAGTTGTATATCATAGAGCAACAGAAAAGACGGGCTGAGAAGTTGCAGAAG ATGATAGAAGAGGAAGAGATTCGTTTGCTAAGAAAGGAGATGATTCCAAGAGCTCAATTGATGCCTTTTTTCGACAGACCCTTCTTCCCACaaag atcaAACCGGCCCTTGACAGTTCCAAGAGAGCCAGGTTTCCGCATGATGAGCAGCAACTCATGCGGAAGTCGCATGTTTTGCAGTGGAATGTACGATTTCCGAGGGAGTCAAGGTCTGAAGCCCATCAAATAA
- the LOC122302965 gene encoding cytochrome c oxidase assembly protein COX11, mitochondrial-like isoform X1 → MALVFAMVGSSYAAVPLYRRFCQATGYGGTVQRQESVEEKIAQHAKDGTVATWEIVVQFNADVADGMPWKFVPTQREVRVKPGESALASYTAENRSSAPITGVSTYNVTPYEGCSLL, encoded by the exons ATGGCTTTGGTTTTTGCAATGGTGGGTAGTAGCTATGCTGCTGTTCCACTGTACAGAAGGTTCTGCCAAGCTACAGGGTATGGAGGCACTGTCCAGCGACAAGAG AGTGTAGAAGAAAAGATAGCTCAGCATGCTAAAGACGGAACTGTCGCTACATG GGAGATTGTAGTGCAATTCAATGCCGATGTGGCAGATGGAATGCCATGGAAGTTTGTGCCCACTCAAAGAGAG GTAAGAGTCAAGCCTGGAGAAAGTGCTCTCGCATCCTACACTGCTGAAAATCGAAGTTCAGCTCCAATAACTGGTGTTTCTACCTATAATGTCACCCCCTATGAAG GCTGCAGTTTACTTTAA
- the LOC122302965 gene encoding cytochrome c oxidase assembly protein COX11, mitochondrial-like isoform X3: protein MLLFHCTEGSAKLQGMEALSSDKREIVVQFNADVADGMPWKFVPTQREVRVKPGESALASYTAENRSSAPITGVSTYNVTPYEGCSLL from the exons ATGCTGCTGTTCCACTGTACAGAAGGTTCTGCCAAGCTACAGGGTATGGAGGCACTGTCCAGCGACAAGAG GGAGATTGTAGTGCAATTCAATGCCGATGTGGCAGATGGAATGCCATGGAAGTTTGTGCCCACTCAAAGAGAG GTAAGAGTCAAGCCTGGAGAAAGTGCTCTCGCATCCTACACTGCTGAAAATCGAAGTTCAGCTCCAATAACTGGTGTTTCTACCTATAATGTCACCCCCTATGAAG GCTGCAGTTTACTTTAA
- the LOC122302965 gene encoding cytochrome c oxidase assembly protein COX11, mitochondrial-like isoform X2, producing the protein MALVFAMVGSSYAAVPLYRRFCQATGYGGTVQRQEGDCSAIQCRCGRWNAMEVCAHSKRGSFFYTTWVRVKPGESALASYTAENRSSAPITGVSTYNVTPYEGCSLL; encoded by the exons ATGGCTTTGGTTTTTGCAATGGTGGGTAGTAGCTATGCTGCTGTTCCACTGTACAGAAGGTTCTGCCAAGCTACAGGGTATGGAGGCACTGTCCAGCGACAAGAG GGAGATTGTAGTGCAATTCAATGCCGATGTGGCAGATGGAATGCCATGGAAGTTTGTGCCCACTCAAAGAGAGGTTCTTTCTTTTATACTACATGG GTAAGAGTCAAGCCTGGAGAAAGTGCTCTCGCATCCTACACTGCTGAAAATCGAAGTTCAGCTCCAATAACTGGTGTTTCTACCTATAATGTCACCCCCTATGAAG GCTGCAGTTTACTTTAA
- the LOC122302967 gene encoding uncharacterized protein LOC122302967 isoform X1: MEIPDNCWSKTIPFIPVFPTLIRNSCARGAAVDPVPKGIEHVQDRKPSISGLLPLQPVNRAMRQCWSSLTNVPDSFAAGSSTARIGQTMAAKHSSPGQSTLPFLGLSSAGQPGQDIAWCWSSLSSIEGCVYDIYGSLSRGQFRGIGTAYCRAITDVNDICWPQMFPLAIYSFISSLAHSITLKRLVRHYIIRLLFESPRMRIFCNFLVSASCMVVRATVASPMFGFFWEGKLYVQTPQFLFQTYKLLLQCSHDFKLSHQNPRQKLRHLEVALIEYRESLEEWGIKSSDEIEKKVAICRQ; encoded by the exons ATGGAGATTCCAGATAATTGCTGGAGTAAGACTATTCCCTTCATTCCGGTCTTCCCTACACTGATCAGAAACTCTTGTGCTAGAGGTGCAGCAGTTGATCCAGTACCTAAAGGAATTGAACATGTCCAGGACAGAAAGCCATCTATTTCGGGGCTTTTACCTTTGCAACCTGTAAATAGAGCTATGAGGCAATGCTGGTCTTCTCTTACAAATGTCCCAG ATTCTTTTGCAGCTGGTTCTTCGACAGCAAGAATAGGTCAGACCATGGCGGCCAAGCACTCTTCGCCAGGGCAGTCGACATTACCTTTCCTAGGACTGTCATCTGCAGGGCAGCCTGGGCAAGATATTGCGTGGTGCTGGTCCTCTCTTTCGAGTATAGAAGGTTGTGTTTATGATATATATGGGTCACTTTCGAGGGGCCAGTTTAGAGGCATCGGTACTGCCTATTGCAGAGCCATCACTGATGTCAATGACATTTGCTGGCCACAGATGTTCCCGTTGGCCATTTACAGTTTTATTAGTTCACTGGCACATAGCATTACTTTAAAAAGGCTAGTACGGCATTACATTATCAG GCTGCTTTTTGAGTCACCTCGAATGAGGATCTTTTGCAACTTCCTTGTTTCGGCTTCTTGTATGGTTGTGAGAGCTACAGTGGCTTCTCCAATGTTTGGGTTTTTTTGGGAAGGAAAGCTGTATGTACAAACGCCGCAATTCCTTTTTCAGACTTACAAATTGCTGCTGCAGTGCTCTCATGACTTCAAACTGTCACATCAAAATCCAAG ACAAAAGCTGAGACATCTAGAGGTAGCCTTGATAGAATATCGTGAATCCCTTGAAGAGTGGGGAATCAAAAGTTCGGATGAAATTGAGAAGAAGGTTGCTATTTGTCGGCAGTAG
- the LOC122302967 gene encoding uncharacterized protein LOC122302967 isoform X3, whose amino-acid sequence MEIPDNCWSKTIPFIPVFPTLIRNSCARGAAVDPVPKGIEHVQDRKPSISGLLPLQPVNRAMRQCWSSLTNVPDSFAAGSSTARIGQTMAAKHSSPGQSTLPFLGLSSAGQPGQDIAWCWSSLSSIEGCVYDIYGSLSRGQFRGIGTAYCRAITDVNDICWPQMFPLAIYSFISSLAHSITLKRLVRHYIIRLLFESPRMRIFCNFLVSASCMVVRATVASPMFGFFWEGKLYVQTPQFLFQTYKLLLQCSHDFKLSHQNPSKNVI is encoded by the exons ATGGAGATTCCAGATAATTGCTGGAGTAAGACTATTCCCTTCATTCCGGTCTTCCCTACACTGATCAGAAACTCTTGTGCTAGAGGTGCAGCAGTTGATCCAGTACCTAAAGGAATTGAACATGTCCAGGACAGAAAGCCATCTATTTCGGGGCTTTTACCTTTGCAACCTGTAAATAGAGCTATGAGGCAATGCTGGTCTTCTCTTACAAATGTCCCAG ATTCTTTTGCAGCTGGTTCTTCGACAGCAAGAATAGGTCAGACCATGGCGGCCAAGCACTCTTCGCCAGGGCAGTCGACATTACCTTTCCTAGGACTGTCATCTGCAGGGCAGCCTGGGCAAGATATTGCGTGGTGCTGGTCCTCTCTTTCGAGTATAGAAGGTTGTGTTTATGATATATATGGGTCACTTTCGAGGGGCCAGTTTAGAGGCATCGGTACTGCCTATTGCAGAGCCATCACTGATGTCAATGACATTTGCTGGCCACAGATGTTCCCGTTGGCCATTTACAGTTTTATTAGTTCACTGGCACATAGCATTACTTTAAAAAGGCTAGTACGGCATTACATTATCAG GCTGCTTTTTGAGTCACCTCGAATGAGGATCTTTTGCAACTTCCTTGTTTCGGCTTCTTGTATGGTTGTGAGAGCTACAGTGGCTTCTCCAATGTTTGGGTTTTTTTGGGAAGGAAAGCTGTATGTACAAACGCCGCAATTCCTTTTTCAGACTTACAAATTGCTGCTGCAGTGCTCTCATGACTTCAAACTGTCACATCAAAATCCAAG CAAGAACGTCATCTGA
- the LOC122302967 gene encoding uncharacterized protein LOC122302967 isoform X2 yields MEIPDNCWSKTIPFIPVFPTLIRNSCARGAAVDPVPKGIEHVQDRKPSISGLLPLQPVNRAMRQCWSSLTNVPDSFAAGSSTARIGQTMAAKHSSPGQSTLPFLGLSSAGQPGQDIAWCWSSLSSIEGCVYDIYGSLSRGQFRGIGTAYCRAITDVNDICWPQMFPLAIYSFISSLAHSITLKRLVRHYIIRLLFESPRMRIFCNFLVSASCMVVRATVASPMFGFFWEGKLYVQTPQFLFQTYKLLLQCSHDFKLSHQNPRILDKEHFKNKGNLLILRLIRHTP; encoded by the exons ATGGAGATTCCAGATAATTGCTGGAGTAAGACTATTCCCTTCATTCCGGTCTTCCCTACACTGATCAGAAACTCTTGTGCTAGAGGTGCAGCAGTTGATCCAGTACCTAAAGGAATTGAACATGTCCAGGACAGAAAGCCATCTATTTCGGGGCTTTTACCTTTGCAACCTGTAAATAGAGCTATGAGGCAATGCTGGTCTTCTCTTACAAATGTCCCAG ATTCTTTTGCAGCTGGTTCTTCGACAGCAAGAATAGGTCAGACCATGGCGGCCAAGCACTCTTCGCCAGGGCAGTCGACATTACCTTTCCTAGGACTGTCATCTGCAGGGCAGCCTGGGCAAGATATTGCGTGGTGCTGGTCCTCTCTTTCGAGTATAGAAGGTTGTGTTTATGATATATATGGGTCACTTTCGAGGGGCCAGTTTAGAGGCATCGGTACTGCCTATTGCAGAGCCATCACTGATGTCAATGACATTTGCTGGCCACAGATGTTCCCGTTGGCCATTTACAGTTTTATTAGTTCACTGGCACATAGCATTACTTTAAAAAGGCTAGTACGGCATTACATTATCAG GCTGCTTTTTGAGTCACCTCGAATGAGGATCTTTTGCAACTTCCTTGTTTCGGCTTCTTGTATGGTTGTGAGAGCTACAGTGGCTTCTCCAATGTTTGGGTTTTTTTGGGAAGGAAAGCTGTATGTACAAACGCCGCAATTCCTTTTTCAGACTTACAAATTGCTGCTGCAGTGCTCTCATGACTTCAAACTGTCACATCAAAATCCAAG AATTCTAGATAAAGAACACTTCAAGAACAAAGGAAATCTGCTCATCCTCCGGTTAATTCGTCACACACCGTGA